Part of the Streptomyces sp. WMMC500 genome is shown below.
CGTGCAAATGGGGAGGTGAGGGCGTGTTTGATTCCTGGTTCGAATAATGGCGTCGAGCACGCGCGGGGCCGGGCGGTGCTCCGGAGTCCCCGCGGGCCCGTCACGAGGTGACCCGGCGTGACGGGCCGCGGGGCGGGTCGGGCTCGCTCAGGTGGGCAGGACGCAGCCCGTGGACGCCGTGGCGAACGGCTCACCCGCCGCCGTGAGCGCGCCGCTCTCCGCGTCCACGGTGAACACGCCGATGGTGCGGCCCCGTTCGTTGGCCGAGTAGAACAGCGCGCCGTCCGGCGAGAGGGTGATGTGCCGCGGCCAGTCGCCGCCGCAGGGCACGGTGTCCACCAGGCTCAGCTCGGCGCCGTCGGCCGCCACGGCGAGGCGGGCGACGCTGTTGTGCCCCCGGTTGGAGAGGTAGACGAACCGGCCGTCCCCCGAGATCGTGATCTCCGCGGGGTAGTTGCCGCCGGGGTCCACGTCGTCGGGGAGGGTCGGCAGGCTCTCCAGCCGGGTCAGCTCGCCGGTTTCCGCGTCGTGGGCGTACGCGGTGACGGTGCTGTCCAGCTCGTTGGCCACGTACGCGTACGCGCCCTGCGGATGGAAGACCATGTGCCGCGGCCCGGCGCCCGGCACGGCCTTCGCCTCGGAGACCGCAGAGAGCGCGCCGCTGCCGGTGTCGAGCGCGTACGTGTAGACGGAGTCAGTGCCCAGGTCCACGGCGTAGACGAAGCCGCCGGCCGGGTCGGTGAGGATCTGGTGCGCGTGCGGGCCCTCCTGGCGGTCCGGGTCCGGGCCCGAGCCGGTGTGCTGGACGAAGCCGGTGCGCTCGCCGACGCTGCCGTCGTCCTCGATGACGTGCACGGCGACGCTGCCGCCCGTGTAGTTGGCGCTGAGCAGATGCCCGCCGGCGGGGTGCACCGACAGGTGCGTGACGCCGGCGCCGCCGGTGGACTGCACGCCGCCGAGCGCGCTGAGCGCGCCGTCCGCGCCGATGGCGTACGCCCGTACGCCGCCCTCGGCGCCGCCGCCGACGGTGGAGTAGAGGACGTCGCCGGCGGGGGAGAGGGCGAGGAAGTCGGGGTTGGTGACGTCGCCGAAGCCGCCGTCGGTCTCGGCGAGGGCGCCGGTGGCGGTGTCGTACGTGCAGGCGAGGATGCCCTGGCCGTAGGTGCCGAGGT
Proteins encoded:
- a CDS encoding lactonase family protein, whose protein sequence is MPSRPTRPTRRSLLLGAAGLGAGALGAAGIGAAHAGAPQSAPPAGRRPLALRPLYLGTYGQGILACTYDTATGALAETDGGFGDVTNPDFLALSPAGDVLYSTVGGGAEGGVRAYAIGADGALSALGGVQSTGGAGVTHLSVHPAGGHLLSANYTGGSVAVHVIEDDGSVGERTGFVQHTGSGPDPDRQEGPHAHQILTDPAGGFVYAVDLGTDSVYTYALDTGSGALSAVSEAKAVPGAGPRHMVFHPQGAYAYVANELDSTVTAYAHDAETGELTRLESLPTLPDDVDPGGNYPAEITISGDGRFVYLSNRGHNSVARLAVAADGAELSLVDTVPCGGDWPRHITLSPDGALFYSANERGRTIGVFTVDAESGALTAAGEPFATASTGCVLPT